A genomic stretch from Bifidobacterium sp. ESL0769 includes:
- a CDS encoding glycosyltransferase, translating into MTKLHQPQTAQHSSNSINASQDFKHDSPNPPKPLSIAERVGKPAYVDADIVIPVYNEREQLTDSVLALMRFLSSPRHSRFPSQSQPSYFPLYSWNIVIADNASTDDTWPIAVSLARQYPKFVRAIRIPAKGRGRALKLAWGESHAKVRAYMDVDLSTDIRLTDVLINSILNGGAEVASGCRLLDESHVTRSAKREFISRSYNVLLRATLGVTFEDAQCGFKAISAEAAKFLLPKIQDNEWFFDTELLTLAQTCNLPTYIFPVRWVEDAGTTVDIPDTVRKDLEGIKRMRRTLATSLI; encoded by the coding sequence ATGACAAAGCTACATCAGCCGCAAACGGCACAACACAGTTCCAACTCCATCAACGCTTCGCAGGATTTCAAGCATGACTCGCCCAATCCTCCCAAACCCCTCTCCATCGCCGAGCGCGTGGGGAAGCCAGCATATGTGGATGCCGACATCGTCATCCCCGTCTACAACGAACGTGAGCAGCTCACCGACTCGGTTCTCGCCCTGATGCGGTTTTTGAGTTCTCCGCGTCATAGCCGATTTCCGTCGCAATCCCAGCCGTCTTATTTCCCGCTATACAGCTGGAACATCGTCATTGCCGACAATGCGAGTACCGACGATACCTGGCCGATTGCGGTCAGCTTGGCTCGGCAGTACCCGAAATTCGTCCGTGCCATTCGTATTCCGGCGAAAGGCCGGGGTCGTGCGTTGAAATTGGCGTGGGGTGAATCTCATGCGAAAGTCCGTGCGTACATGGACGTCGACCTCTCTACCGACATCCGCCTGACCGATGTGCTCATCAATTCGATCTTGAACGGGGGAGCCGAAGTGGCAAGCGGTTGTCGTCTGCTCGACGAATCGCACGTCACCCGCTCCGCCAAGCGCGAATTCATTTCCCGCAGCTACAACGTGCTCTTGCGCGCGACGCTGGGCGTCACCTTTGAAGACGCACAGTGCGGTTTCAAAGCAATCAGCGCCGAGGCAGCCAAGTTTTTGCTGCCGAAGATACAAGACAACGAGTGGTTTTTCGACACCGAGCTTCTGACGCTTGCGCAGACTTGCAATCTGCCTACTTATATATTCCCGGTGCGTTGGGTCGAGGACGCGGGCACGACCGTCGACATTCCCGACACCGTCCGCAAAGACCTTGAGGGCATCAAGCGGATGCGGCGCACCCTCGCCACTTCACTTATTTAG
- a CDS encoding glycosyltransferase family 39 protein codes for MNERSNQFVRIKSAFTGIPGGRFVSADPIHTVRHSIAKKRKWFDWLAFGIMMAATVAIMFVNLTANGFANEFYAAAAQAGSKNWEAFLWGSSDAANSITVDKPPAALWLMALSIRAFGLNSFALLLPEALCGVLSVWLLYASVRRYWGNWAGIIAGSTLALTPVAALMFRFDNPDALLVLLMVAASASVSRALEYDPDRKGNRKRTLWLALAGVCIGFGFLTKQMQVFLVLPGFALAILIASPTKFWRRLVDSVVALASMVVSAGWWVLLTVIVPAGSRPYIGGSQNNSFLELTFGYNGFGRLTGNETGSVVPGGGGAGHAGTHAGTGSTGGKISETLGNAYSAMTGGMGGVPGGAPGAGGGQGHGGRTQGGGMWGQTGITRLFDGVYGTQISWLAPIAFAGILIGLVVSIRVRRTDMRRAGVMVWGGWLAVTWLTFSFMGGIFHQYYTVALAPAVAVMVAVAVTNLWERRGALWSRLFATILVLVNTLWAAQLLSRSSWLPWLRPSVLIIGGLATLALLVSTVALLPIRSLHAMRSGNGGEIVRKIGLIGIVLATVALYAGPTAWTGYTVATGHHGSIVTAGPEVAGSMGGPGGGHGGRGGFGGQGGQGGPGGAMPGGGQQSQGAQQGQNPGGSGNQGGFGAGMPGQNNQNNTNGSNKFNGSSASGSTRGQSAQVGPSTSGIKGINGNGKTGFSGQSGRGQRATRNGHGGAGGLLGGDGASSVGSKLKSLLMKDSDKYTWIAAATGSQSASGYQLATQKPVMPIGGFNGSDPSPTLAQFKRYVKEGKIHYYIGSREMGGNGHGDGRGGGMGGKQMGGSNASREIATWVKSNFKSQTVDGVTLYDLTSPKATK; via the coding sequence ATGAATGAAAGATCAAATCAGTTCGTCCGTATCAAATCAGCGTTCACCGGCATCCCCGGAGGCCGTTTCGTTTCTGCCGACCCGATACATACCGTCCGTCATTCCATTGCCAAAAAACGCAAGTGGTTTGATTGGCTCGCCTTCGGCATCATGATGGCGGCCACGGTGGCGATCATGTTCGTCAACCTTACTGCCAACGGATTCGCCAACGAGTTCTACGCGGCCGCTGCCCAAGCCGGTTCGAAAAACTGGGAGGCGTTCCTATGGGGATCGTCGGACGCCGCAAACTCCATCACCGTCGACAAGCCGCCGGCCGCATTGTGGCTGATGGCGCTTTCCATCAGGGCATTCGGCCTGAACTCCTTCGCCCTGCTCCTGCCCGAAGCGCTCTGCGGGGTGCTCAGCGTCTGGCTGCTATACGCCTCGGTACGCCGGTATTGGGGCAACTGGGCTGGCATCATCGCCGGTTCCACCCTCGCGTTGACCCCGGTGGCCGCGCTGATGTTCCGTTTCGATAATCCCGACGCACTGCTGGTCCTGCTCATGGTTGCGGCTTCGGCATCGGTCTCGCGGGCGCTGGAATATGACCCCGACCGCAAGGGCAACCGCAAACGTACCCTGTGGCTCGCGCTCGCTGGGGTGTGCATCGGCTTTGGATTCTTGACGAAACAAATGCAGGTGTTTCTTGTCCTTCCCGGCTTTGCGCTCGCGATTCTGATCGCATCCCCGACGAAATTCTGGCGGCGTCTGGTCGATAGCGTGGTCGCACTCGCCTCAATGGTCGTCAGCGCCGGCTGGTGGGTCCTGCTCACCGTCATCGTTCCTGCCGGTTCTCGCCCGTATATTGGTGGCTCGCAAAATAATTCGTTCCTTGAACTCACTTTCGGCTACAACGGTTTCGGTCGCTTGACCGGCAACGAAACAGGTTCGGTGGTTCCTGGGGGCGGAGGTGCGGGGCACGCGGGCACCCACGCCGGTACCGGTTCCACTGGCGGCAAGATTTCCGAAACACTCGGCAATGCGTACAGCGCCATGACCGGTGGTATGGGCGGTGTCCCTGGTGGGGCACCGGGCGCTGGCGGCGGTCAAGGTCACGGCGGTCGCACTCAAGGCGGCGGTATGTGGGGCCAAACCGGTATCACGCGTCTTTTCGACGGCGTCTACGGCACCCAGATTTCCTGGCTTGCGCCCATTGCTTTCGCCGGCATCCTCATCGGTCTCGTCGTTTCGATTCGCGTCCGTCGTACCGATATGCGGCGCGCTGGCGTGATGGTTTGGGGCGGTTGGCTGGCCGTCACCTGGTTGACGTTCAGCTTCATGGGCGGTATCTTCCATCAGTATTACACAGTCGCACTCGCCCCAGCGGTTGCTGTGATGGTCGCCGTGGCTGTAACGAATCTTTGGGAGCGGCGCGGTGCCTTGTGGTCGCGTCTGTTCGCGACGATTTTGGTACTCGTCAATACGTTGTGGGCCGCACAACTGCTGTCGCGCTCTTCGTGGCTACCGTGGTTGCGCCCGAGTGTTCTTATCATCGGCGGTCTAGCGACGCTAGCACTGCTGGTTTCCACCGTCGCTCTGCTGCCGATACGTTCGCTGCACGCCATGCGTTCTGGCAACGGAGGCGAGATAGTCAGGAAAATCGGTTTGATTGGCATCGTTTTGGCCACGGTCGCGCTTTATGCCGGCCCGACTGCATGGACTGGCTATACGGTTGCTACAGGTCATCACGGTTCGATAGTGACTGCTGGGCCCGAGGTTGCCGGCTCGATGGGCGGCCCTGGCGGTGGTCATGGTGGTCGCGGAGGTTTTGGCGGTCAAGGTGGTCAAGGCGGCCCGGGAGGTGCTATGCCCGGCGGTGGTCAGCAAAGTCAAGGTGCCCAGCAGGGTCAAAATCCAGGCGGCTCTGGTAACCAAGGTGGTTTTGGCGCCGGCATGCCCGGCCAGAATAACCAGAACAACACCAATGGTTCGAACAAATTCAATGGTTCTTCCGCTTCGGGTAGCACTCGGGGCCAATCGGCACAGGTTGGCCCGTCCACCAGCGGCATCAAAGGTATCAACGGAAACGGTAAAACCGGTTTCAGCGGCCAGTCCGGTCGAGGTCAGCGCGCCACCCGTAACGGTCACGGCGGTGCAGGTGGTCTGCTTGGCGGAGATGGCGCGAGCTCGGTTGGCAGCAAACTCAAAAGCCTGCTGATGAAAGACTCTGACAAATACACGTGGATCGCTGCGGCCACGGGTTCGCAGAGCGCGTCCGGTTACCAGCTGGCCACGCAGAAGCCGGTCATGCCGATTGGCGGCTTCAACGGCTCCGATCCGAGCCCGACGCTCGCGCAGTTCAAGCGTTATGTCAAGGAGGGCAAGATTCACTACTACATCGGCAGCCGCGAAATGGGCGGTAACGGGCACGGCGATGGTCGCGGCGGCGGTATGGGCGGCAAGCAGATGGGCGGCTCCAACGCTTCCAGAGAGATCGCCACGTGGGTCAAGTCCAACTTCAAGTCCCAAACCGTCGACGGCGTCACCCTCTACGACCTGACGTCCCCCAAGGCCACGAAGTAA
- the metA gene encoding homoserine O-succinyltransferase, translating to MPIKIASGLPAREILESERIFAIEKPEAEQQKIRPLKLVILNLMPKKIETETQLLRLISKSPLQVDIDFMKTSTHESTHVSADHLLKFYENFDAFKDNYYDGLVVTGAPVEQLDFEQVDYWDELTQILDWAQTHVFSTMYLCWGAMAGLNYRYGIRKQNFKEKLFGVFPQYLQDEYCFITNGFDEISLQPHSRVAGMNEDDIAKNQDLQVLTWGPQAGSGLIAARDFSEVFVLGHWEYGKYTLRDEYERDKAKGLTNVPFPANYFPHDDPMMEPLFSWRAHANLLWRNWLNWVYETTPYDLKEVPKLRAEKKLGTDRSIRHEPGEPRNDCFRPLENDGYGLISNAVKS from the coding sequence ATGCCTATCAAGATTGCCAGCGGACTGCCGGCGCGTGAAATACTCGAGAGCGAGCGGATCTTCGCCATCGAGAAGCCGGAAGCGGAGCAGCAGAAGATCCGCCCGCTGAAGTTGGTCATCCTCAACTTGATGCCCAAGAAAATCGAGACCGAAACCCAGCTTTTGCGCCTGATCTCCAAATCTCCGCTGCAGGTCGACATCGATTTTATGAAGACCTCGACTCATGAGTCCACCCACGTCAGTGCTGATCACCTGCTGAAGTTCTACGAGAATTTCGACGCGTTCAAAGACAACTATTATGACGGCTTGGTGGTCACGGGCGCACCCGTGGAGCAGCTTGATTTCGAACAGGTGGATTATTGGGACGAGCTTACGCAGATTCTCGATTGGGCGCAGACCCACGTTTTCTCGACGATGTACCTGTGCTGGGGCGCGATGGCCGGTCTCAACTATCGTTACGGCATCCGCAAACAAAATTTCAAAGAAAAACTTTTCGGCGTGTTCCCACAATATTTGCAGGACGAATACTGCTTCATCACCAACGGTTTTGACGAAATCTCGCTGCAGCCGCATTCGCGTGTCGCGGGCATGAACGAAGACGATATCGCCAAAAATCAAGACCTTCAGGTCCTCACCTGGGGCCCGCAGGCCGGTTCCGGCCTGATTGCCGCTCGCGATTTTTCCGAGGTTTTCGTGCTCGGCCATTGGGAGTACGGCAAGTACACGCTGCGCGACGAATACGAGCGTGACAAGGCCAAGGGCCTTACCAATGTGCCGTTCCCAGCCAACTATTTCCCGCATGACGATCCCATGATGGAACCGCTTTTCTCTTGGCGCGCCCACGCGAACCTGCTGTGGCGCAACTGGCTCAACTGGGTTTACGAGACCACGCCCTACGACCTTAAGGAAGTTCCAAAACTTCGCGCAGAGAAGAAATTGGGCACCGACCGTTCCATTCGACATGAGCCGGGGGAACCGCGTAATGATTGCTTCAGACCGCTCGAAAATGATGGATATGGGCTCATTTCGAACGCCGTCAAAAGTTGA
- the atpB gene encoding F0F1 ATP synthase subunit A, whose translation MIEAVGANMLLASASGADLPGVNDFLPPEILFQGTPFAINRIILIRIVATILLLIILGITAARAKLIPGRWQGLIEFGMDFVRDSVVYETMGELRGKRYVPMITTLFFTIFFFNLFGVIPGANMAATATITMPLVFAIWVLVQYWIAACREKGLWGYIRDECFTPGVPWPVYILLAPIQLLELVIIRPASLTIRLFANMISGHLTVATCLAFAQFWMIESANKMVGVPVGAAWFLGGIVMTLFEVFVAFLQAYVFSILATVYINLSYPEAE comes from the coding sequence ATGATCGAAGCTGTTGGCGCGAATATGTTGTTGGCGTCGGCGTCTGGCGCGGATTTGCCGGGTGTCAACGACTTCCTGCCTCCGGAGATTCTTTTCCAGGGCACACCATTCGCTATCAACCGCATCATTCTCATCCGCATCGTCGCTACGATTCTCTTGCTCATCATTTTGGGCATCACCGCGGCCCGTGCCAAGCTCATTCCCGGCCGCTGGCAGGGTCTGATCGAATTCGGCATGGACTTCGTACGCGACAGCGTGGTTTACGAGACCATGGGCGAGTTGCGTGGCAAACGTTATGTGCCGATGATCACCACCCTGTTCTTCACAATCTTCTTCTTCAATCTCTTCGGGGTCATCCCCGGAGCGAATATGGCCGCTACGGCCACAATCACCATGCCGTTGGTCTTCGCCATCTGGGTTCTGGTGCAGTATTGGATCGCCGCATGCCGCGAAAAGGGGCTTTGGGGCTACATTCGTGACGAATGCTTCACTCCTGGCGTGCCGTGGCCTGTCTACATCCTTCTGGCTCCGATTCAGCTGCTCGAGTTGGTTATCATCCGCCCGGCATCGCTGACGATTCGACTTTTCGCCAACATGATTTCCGGCCACCTTACAGTCGCCACATGCCTGGCGTTTGCACAGTTCTGGATGATCGAGTCGGCCAACAAGATGGTCGGCGTGCCTGTTGGTGCGGCGTGGTTCCTCGGTGGCATCGTGATGACACTGTTCGAAGTTTTCGTTGCCTTCCTGCAGGCCTACGTCTTCTCGATTCTCGCGACGGTCTATATCAACCTGAGTTATCCGGAGGCCGAATAG
- the atpE gene encoding ATP synthase F0 subunit C, producing MDIITLAAVSGNLSVIGYGLATLGPGLGLGILFGKAMESTARQPEVSGKIQMIMFIGLALVEVLGLLGFVAALVL from the coding sequence ATGGATATCATCACTCTCGCAGCGGTTTCTGGCAACCTGAGCGTTATCGGCTACGGCCTGGCCACCCTCGGCCCGGGCCTCGGCCTCGGCATTCTCTTCGGCAAGGCCATGGAGTCCACGGCCCGCCAGCCCGAAGTCAGCGGCAAGATCCAGATGATCATGTTCATCGGCCTGGCTCTGGTCGAGGTTCTCGGCCTGCTCGGCTTCGTCGCCGCTCTGGTGCTCTAA
- a CDS encoding F0F1 ATP synthase subunit B: MTFAASKGINLFIPKVYDIVWSLIILAIVAVFFYKFFMPKFNAIFDERAEKIQGNIDKAKKAKEDADSAKKKYEDQLNHARVDASKITDNARSEATKIISDAHTRADKEAEQITTNAQRSIASQQQQAMVTLKSEVGTLATALAGKILGSKLQDSDVQTNMLDDMIDDLDKKTDNTK; encoded by the coding sequence ATGACATTTGCTGCCTCGAAGGGCATCAACCTGTTTATTCCCAAGGTCTATGACATCGTATGGTCCCTGATCATTCTTGCCATAGTCGCTGTGTTCTTCTACAAATTCTTCATGCCCAAGTTCAACGCCATTTTCGACGAGCGCGCCGAAAAGATTCAAGGCAACATCGACAAGGCCAAAAAAGCCAAGGAAGATGCGGACTCGGCCAAGAAGAAGTATGAGGACCAACTCAACCATGCCCGTGTCGATGCTTCTAAGATCACCGACAACGCACGCAGCGAAGCGACGAAGATCATTTCCGACGCCCACACCCGTGCGGACAAGGAAGCGGAGCAGATTACCACGAACGCCCAGCGTTCCATAGCCTCGCAGCAACAGCAGGCGATGGTGACGTTGAAGAGCGAGGTCGGGACTTTGGCCACGGCTCTTGCCGGCAAGATCTTGGGCTCCAAGCTTCAGGACAGCGACGTGCAGACCAACATGCTCGACGACATGATCGACGATCTCGACAAGAAAACGGACAATACGAAGTGA
- a CDS encoding F0F1 ATP synthase subunit delta, whose amino-acid sequence MRGEASISADRTSRDSLAPKLRAKGTDAWRIGEELFVVTNLLDHDAQVERSLTDPSRPTADKVALIKTILADQADPLTVEILNDLVSRNWSRVSDIANAVEDFAVDAMMYYADATDSTLAVSVELAQMHSALLKMSVLRSKLSDDFAPAKARLDLLHAVFGDAKLNKVTMRLAEHAVANPRHRRFLETLEWLIAKFTRHMGQSMVTVTTATPLNKTQIKRLTEIYTNKLGRPVHINSSVDPSVLGGMRVQIGADVTDNTVAAQLLQLRRKVTTEM is encoded by the coding sequence ATGCGAGGAGAAGCGTCAATCAGCGCTGATCGCACATCGCGTGATTCTCTGGCCCCGAAGTTGAGGGCGAAGGGAACGGACGCGTGGCGAATCGGCGAGGAACTGTTCGTTGTCACCAATCTGCTCGACCACGATGCACAGGTGGAGCGTTCGCTCACAGACCCGTCCCGGCCTACCGCCGACAAGGTCGCGCTGATCAAGACCATTCTCGCCGATCAGGCCGATCCCTTGACGGTGGAGATTCTGAACGATTTGGTCTCACGCAATTGGAGCCGGGTCAGTGATATCGCCAACGCCGTGGAGGATTTCGCGGTCGACGCGATGATGTATTACGCTGATGCGACCGACAGCACGCTTGCGGTTTCCGTCGAATTGGCACAAATGCATTCCGCGTTGCTCAAGATGTCGGTGTTGCGTTCCAAGCTTTCCGATGACTTTGCACCGGCTAAGGCGCGCCTTGACCTCCTGCATGCGGTCTTCGGTGATGCGAAGCTCAACAAAGTGACCATGAGATTGGCCGAACATGCAGTTGCCAATCCGCGTCATCGCCGCTTCCTTGAGACGCTGGAGTGGCTTATCGCCAAGTTCACCCGCCATATGGGTCAGTCGATGGTCACCGTCACGACGGCCACACCGTTGAACAAGACGCAGATCAAGCGACTTACCGAGATCTATACGAACAAGCTTGGTCGCCCGGTGCATATCAATTCATCGGTCGATCCCTCGGTTCTCGGCGGCATGCGTGTGCAGATCGGAGCGGATGTCACGGACAACACCGTCGCCGCCCAGCTTTTGCAGTTGCGCCGCAAAGTGACCACGGAAATGTGA
- the atpA gene encoding F0F1 ATP synthase subunit alpha: protein MAELTIDPANVRKALDDFVDSYTPSDTPTQEVGYVATAGDGIAHVTGLPGCMANELLTFEDGTLGLAFNLDPREIGVVILGDFAGVEEGQEVRRTGEVLSVPVGDGYLGRTVDPLGKPIDGLGEIKSEGRRILEAQAPDVMHRQPVVEPLSTGLKAIDAMTPIGRGQRQLIIGDRQTGKTAIAIDAILNQKSNWESGDPKKQVRCIYVAVGQKGSTIASVRQSLEEAGAMEYTTIVASPASDSAGFKYIAPYTGSAIGQHWMYHGKHVLIVFDDLSKQAEAYRSISLLLRRPPGREAYPGDVFYLHSRLLERCAKLSDDLGGGSMTGLPIVETKANDVSAYIPTNVISITDGQIFLQSDLFNANQRPAVDVGISVSRVGGAAQTKALKKVSGTLKISLAQYRSLQSFAMFASDLDAASKAQLTRGARLTELLKQPQFSPYSMEQEVVSVWAGTHGKLDDLDIADVLPFEHGLLDYLEHNTDILKTIRDTENFTDDTEKALDAAVEEYRGNYVTKAGKPLVVKKPVATTPTKIEQEKIVAGDK, encoded by the coding sequence ATGGCAGAACTTACCATTGATCCTGCGAATGTGCGAAAGGCCCTCGACGATTTCGTCGATTCGTACACGCCCAGCGACACTCCCACCCAAGAGGTGGGCTATGTCGCCACGGCCGGCGATGGCATCGCGCATGTAACGGGACTGCCTGGTTGCATGGCCAACGAGCTGCTGACGTTCGAAGACGGCACGCTCGGTCTGGCTTTCAACCTTGATCCCCGTGAGATCGGCGTGGTTATCCTCGGCGACTTCGCAGGTGTCGAGGAAGGCCAGGAGGTACGGCGCACCGGAGAGGTGCTTTCCGTGCCGGTCGGCGACGGCTATCTCGGGCGTACGGTTGACCCTCTGGGCAAACCGATCGATGGCTTGGGTGAAATCAAAAGCGAAGGCCGCAGAATTCTCGAGGCGCAGGCCCCGGACGTTATGCATCGTCAACCCGTTGTGGAGCCACTCTCCACTGGTTTGAAGGCCATTGACGCGATGACACCGATCGGCCGTGGTCAGCGACAGCTCATCATCGGCGACCGCCAGACCGGCAAGACCGCGATTGCGATCGATGCGATTTTGAACCAGAAGAGCAACTGGGAGAGCGGCGACCCGAAGAAGCAGGTCCGCTGCATTTATGTAGCGGTCGGTCAGAAGGGCTCCACCATCGCCTCCGTGCGTCAGAGCCTTGAAGAGGCAGGCGCGATGGAATACACGACCATCGTGGCCAGCCCGGCTTCCGATTCCGCAGGTTTCAAGTACATCGCCCCCTACACCGGTTCGGCCATTGGTCAGCACTGGATGTATCACGGCAAGCACGTCCTCATCGTCTTCGATGATTTGTCGAAGCAGGCCGAGGCTTACCGTTCGATTTCTCTGTTGCTGCGTCGCCCGCCGGGGCGCGAGGCTTACCCGGGAGACGTCTTCTATCTGCATTCCCGTCTGCTCGAACGTTGCGCCAAGCTCTCCGATGACCTTGGCGGCGGTTCGATGACCGGTCTGCCGATTGTGGAGACGAAGGCGAACGACGTGTCCGCCTACATCCCGACGAACGTCATTTCGATTACTGACGGTCAGATCTTCCTGCAGTCCGATCTGTTCAACGCCAACCAGCGCCCCGCAGTGGACGTCGGCATCTCGGTCTCCCGCGTCGGTGGCGCGGCCCAGACCAAGGCGTTGAAGAAGGTTTCCGGCACTTTGAAGATTTCGCTGGCACAGTATCGTTCGTTGCAGTCCTTTGCGATGTTCGCTTCCGATTTGGATGCGGCTTCCAAGGCGCAGCTGACGCGTGGCGCCCGCTTAACCGAGCTGCTGAAGCAGCCTCAGTTCTCCCCGTATTCGATGGAGCAGGAGGTCGTCTCCGTGTGGGCCGGCACCCATGGCAAACTCGACGATCTGGATATCGCCGACGTGCTGCCGTTCGAGCATGGTTTGTTGGACTATCTCGAGCACAACACCGATATCCTTAAGACGATTCGCGACACCGAAAACTTCACCGACGATACGGAGAAGGCTTTGGACGCGGCCGTCGAGGAATATCGTGGCAACTACGTGACCAAGGCTGGTAAGCCGTTGGTTGTGAAGAAGCCTGTCGCCACCACGCCGACGAAGATCGAGCAGGAAAAGATTGTGGCGGGGGATAAGTAA
- a CDS encoding F0F1 ATP synthase subunit gamma, giving the protein MASQLGLKSRIASTTSLGKIFNAQEMIASSHIAKARTVALNAKPYSDAIFDAVQALAAHTDIDHPIVKSTEKNPRVAVLALTSDRGMAGAYTSSIIRETESLLARLDKAGKEPLLYVYGRRGVSYYHYRNRKIAATWEGNTDQPGAETAREIADRLLEDYMKTAAQGGVSELYIIFTEFVNMVVQKVRVLRMLPVELVRNTDQKADGDAAAQPADTNAKSENGSADSAAATVAGDVTSVAKTDQMSPLYTFEPNVHKVLDAILPKYVQSRIHECLLTAAASETASRQNAMHTATDNANNLIDSLTRQLNASRQASITQELTEIISSADALNKEEE; this is encoded by the coding sequence ATGGCTTCGCAACTCGGATTGAAATCACGTATCGCCTCCACCACGTCGTTGGGCAAGATCTTCAACGCGCAGGAGATGATCGCTTCTTCGCATATCGCCAAGGCACGCACCGTGGCGTTGAATGCGAAGCCATACAGCGACGCGATTTTCGATGCCGTCCAGGCGCTGGCCGCACATACCGATATTGATCATCCGATTGTCAAGTCCACGGAAAAGAACCCTCGGGTCGCCGTTCTGGCCTTGACATCGGACCGCGGTATGGCCGGTGCCTATACCTCGTCGATCATCCGCGAGACGGAGTCGTTGCTTGCGCGCCTTGATAAGGCGGGCAAGGAGCCTCTGCTTTACGTTTATGGCCGTCGCGGTGTTTCCTATTATCATTATCGCAATCGCAAGATTGCGGCGACGTGGGAAGGCAACACCGACCAGCCGGGTGCGGAAACCGCAAGGGAAATCGCCGACCGGCTGTTGGAAGACTATATGAAAACGGCTGCGCAAGGCGGTGTCTCCGAGCTGTATATCATCTTCACGGAATTTGTGAACATGGTGGTGCAGAAGGTTCGTGTGCTGCGGATGCTGCCGGTCGAGCTCGTGCGCAACACCGACCAGAAGGCCGATGGCGATGCAGCGGCACAGCCTGCCGACACCAACGCCAAGTCCGAAAACGGTAGTGCGGACTCTGCGGCAGCCACGGTGGCTGGGGATGTGACATCGGTGGCGAAAACCGATCAGATGTCACCGCTCTATACCTTCGAGCCGAACGTGCACAAGGTGCTCGACGCGATTCTGCCGAAGTACGTGCAGTCCCGCATTCACGAATGCCTGCTGACCGCTGCCGCCTCCGAAACGGCAAGCCGTCAGAACGCCATGCACACCGCGACAGACAACGCCAATAACTTGATCGATTCGCTTACGCGCCAGCTCAACGCTTCGCGCCAGGCCTCGATCACCCAGGAACTTACTGAGATAATCAGCAGCGCAGACGCGCTGAATAAAGAGGAAGAGTAG